The DNA sequence ACTGTGTTGTTTATGATTCATATGACTTTTTACCAGTCTCATATATCTTTTTTTTTAAACGCTCTTCCATTGCATAAACTCTCTTGTTTTTTAAAATCTTATGCAATATCTATTCCGCTTTCTTTGCTTTTTTGAGTTGTGTAGATACTTATGACTGAAGTACCGGTTCCGAGAAAACATCTGTTTTTTGCGTATTATACTCAAGTATGATAAACTTATACTATGATAAAATTAAACAATGCCTCCTCCAAACAGTTACATGTAATCCTTCCAAATACAAACAAAGCATTGGCGGAGGTGTTGAAAAATGCCTCGCCTCAGGAGATGCAGACGCTGACACAGTCAAAAGATTTGGGCTCCGTCTTAGAAGCTTTATTGCAACGCTCTGTCAATTCAACAGCAAAACAGGATAAACTTTTGCTTGATTTGCTGCAGAACAATCCGACACTGAAAAATTTGACAAACATAAACTCGACACTCAAAGAACTCTTACAGACCTTACAACAGAACAAAAATCCGCTGCCCTTGGAAAAAACACTTGAAGGTTTTTTAACAGATATCAAAGAGATAAACCCAAAAGAGCTAAAAACAAAACTGCAAAATTCCGGTATTTTTTTAGAAGCAAACATAAAAAATTCACAAAACCCTAAAGAACTTTTTTCATCGGACTTGAAGGCTGTTCTTTTGCAAACCCATGAAGCATTGACGAATTCATCACAGCCAAATAAACACGAAATACTCAAACATATAGATAAACTTCTGCTTCAGATAGATTACAGCCAACTGCTTTCGCACCTGGCAAATGCCTCATCGCTTTATCTCCCCTATGTATGGGATGAACTTGAAGAGGGGAATATAACTGTAAAAAATGCAAAAAACAATAAATTTTTTTGCGATATCCATCTACAACTCAAAAACTACGGAGAGCTTGACCTGAGACTGGCACTTTTTCAGGACAATCAACTCAGTATAAATATAAGTACCCAAAATGAAACACTGAAATCTCTCCTGCAAAGCAATCTGCAAAACCTGAAAAAACAGCTTTTACATGTAAACATCCTGCCAAAAGAGATTCGCTTTGTTAACGTGCAGCAAAATGATTACGAAAAACAGATAAATGACGACCTGGAAATGGGATTTGAGGTAAAAGCATGAAAGAAAAAGCAGTCGCACTCAAA is a window from the Sulfurimonas hydrogeniphila genome containing:
- a CDS encoding flagellar hook-length control protein FliK, translating into MIKLNNASSKQLHVILPNTNKALAEVLKNASPQEMQTLTQSKDLGSVLEALLQRSVNSTAKQDKLLLDLLQNNPTLKNLTNINSTLKELLQTLQQNKNPLPLEKTLEGFLTDIKEINPKELKTKLQNSGIFLEANIKNSQNPKELFSSDLKAVLLQTHEALTNSSQPNKHEILKHIDKLLLQIDYSQLLSHLANASSLYLPYVWDELEEGNITVKNAKNNKFFCDIHLQLKNYGELDLRLALFQDNQLSINISTQNETLKSLLQSNLQNLKKQLLHVNILPKEIRFVNVQQNDYEKQINDDLEMGFEVKA